From a single Bacillales bacterium genomic region:
- a CDS encoding PHP domain-containing protein, with protein MDLKEIVKTGSFDLHMHTTASDGDYPPEEVVAKAKAEALQTIAVTDHDTLEGIEEAVKEGRKLGVTVIPGVELSTKEGKKSVDILGYGLTHSAELETTLARMREGRENRAERIVAKFSELNMPLSMEDVRKHASGGVIARPHIAKAVVEKGYIADVQSVFDDYLADGKPCALPKVVLTPKEGIDLIHKAGGKAVLAHPVHLHDDELVRHLLETYDFDGLEVWHREQDEAAVERYREMANHYGLLMTGGSDFHHDQHRIGRFGYSDNSSNQ; from the coding sequence TTGGATTTGAAGGAAATCGTAAAGACGGGATCATTCGATCTCCACATGCACACGACTGCTTCGGACGGGGATTATCCGCCCGAGGAAGTGGTGGCAAAGGCAAAGGCTGAAGCCTTGCAAACGATCGCGGTTACTGATCATGACACGCTCGAAGGCATCGAAGAGGCGGTTAAGGAGGGCCGGAAACTTGGAGTGACGGTGATTCCGGGAGTAGAATTAAGCACAAAAGAAGGAAAGAAAAGCGTAGATATTCTCGGCTACGGTTTGACTCATTCGGCGGAATTGGAAACGACGCTTGCCCGCATGAGGGAAGGGCGCGAGAACCGGGCGGAACGAATCGTCGCGAAATTTTCCGAATTAAACATGCCGCTTTCGATGGAGGACGTAAGAAAACATGCGAGCGGAGGGGTCATTGCCCGCCCCCATATTGCGAAAGCGGTCGTCGAAAAAGGATATATCGCGGACGTCCAGTCTGTCTTCGACGACTATTTGGCCGACGGGAAACCGTGTGCGTTGCCGAAAGTCGTGTTAACGCCGAAAGAAGGCATTGACTTGATTCATAAAGCCGGCGGGAAAGCGGTGCTTGCTCACCCGGTCCATTTGCACGATGACGAGCTCGTTCGGCATTTGCTGGAAACGTATGACTTTGACGGTCTGGAAGTATGGCACCGGGAACAAGATGAAGCGGCGGTTGAAAGATACCGCGAAATGGCGAACCATTATGGACTTTTGATGACCGGAGGCTCTGACTTTCATCATGATCAGCACCGAATCGGGCGTTTCGGCTATTCAGATAATTCTTCAAACCAATAG
- a CDS encoding S8 family peptidase has product MKEAEVRLVPVKIEEVVEAPKRQVVPEGVKLIHAPEVWKEADSGADNVIAVLDTGCQTDHPDLQGQIVDGRNFTADYDGDPDNYEDNHFHGTHVAGTIAAVNNDVGVVGAAPKAKLLVVKVLNGQGQGSYSSIIKGIRYAADWAGPNGERVRAISMSLGGPRDVPELHEAVEHAVKQNILVVCAAGNEGDGRHSTVERSYPGAYKEVVEVGAADGNRRMAEFSNSNNQIDLVAPGVKVLSTFPGGKYARLSGTSMATPHVSAAAALVYALFKRKFHQTLNERRLFAQLTKQTVSLGVSPLEQGNGLLHLTDFTEASYTIQVKPLGDGYVVELGFSDDEKKALRLAEKTKQDLSKVQGANVKIEVYKWTKQ; this is encoded by the coding sequence ATGAAAGAAGCTGAGGTTCGTTTAGTCCCTGTCAAAATTGAGGAAGTGGTAGAAGCGCCGAAACGGCAAGTCGTCCCTGAAGGCGTGAAGCTCATTCACGCCCCCGAAGTTTGGAAAGAAGCGGACAGCGGTGCCGACAATGTCATTGCCGTGCTCGACACGGGATGCCAAACCGATCATCCGGATCTGCAAGGCCAAATCGTCGATGGGAGAAATTTTACCGCAGATTACGATGGGGACCCGGACAACTATGAGGATAACCATTTTCACGGTACACACGTCGCGGGTACGATCGCGGCAGTAAACAATGATGTCGGTGTGGTCGGTGCAGCACCGAAAGCGAAGCTGCTTGTCGTAAAAGTGTTGAACGGTCAAGGACAAGGCTCCTACAGCAGCATTATTAAAGGAATACGATATGCGGCGGATTGGGCTGGCCCGAACGGGGAGCGGGTACGCGCCATCTCGATGTCGCTCGGCGGACCGCGCGATGTCCCTGAACTTCACGAAGCCGTCGAACATGCGGTCAAGCAAAATATCCTCGTCGTTTGCGCTGCGGGCAATGAAGGCGACGGAAGGCATTCGACGGTGGAAAGGAGTTACCCGGGCGCCTACAAAGAAGTCGTCGAAGTCGGTGCCGCTGACGGAAACCGGCGCATGGCCGAATTCTCGAACTCCAACAACCAGATTGATCTCGTCGCTCCCGGTGTGAAAGTCCTTTCAACATTTCCCGGCGGAAAATACGCCCGCCTCTCCGGAACCTCAATGGCAACACCGCACGTGTCGGCGGCAGCCGCACTTGTCTACGCGTTATTCAAACGAAAGTTTCACCAAACATTGAACGAAAGACGCTTGTTTGCTCAACTGACAAAACAGACCGTTTCACTCGGTGTCAGTCCATTGGAACAAGGAAACGGACTGTTGCATCTCACCGATTTCACCGAAGCATCGTACACGATCCAGGTCAAACCGCTCGGCGACGGTTATGTCGTGGAACTCGGCTTTTCGGACGATGAGAAGAAAGCGTTGCGGTTGGCTGAAAAAACGAAACAAGATTTGAGCAAGGTCCAAGGCGCCAACGTCAAAATTGAGGTGTACAAGTGGACGAAGCAATGA
- a CDS encoding peptidoglycan-binding protein: MTYKNTVRTMVTSTALAGAMFAVPAVTHAAFGDQTLKQGMKDPDVKHLQDLLKKKGYFHFSTSTGYFGEITEKAVKQFQEDHQLRVTGMVGDDMYAELGVDGAIQVTSASKVEKSDLIRIGARGAAVAELQTKLQALGVYDGAIDGIYGPITASAVRRYQRSKGLIEDGIAGPVTLTHLYGQKIAVPEKGEEKPSVPKTKKGKQAETPSFTHLLKIGSRGPAVSSLQQALKSLGYYTYGIDGIYGKRTAGAIREFQSDHGLKVDGIAGPRTYAKLSGSSDGDEPASANNEAGEKSVEDSKKATSPKADKKAAERSDMKEAVSDGLLRFHERGDSVVQLQKQLLALGLFEGQPSGYFGVDTEEAVKKFQSTHALIVDGIFGPNTKAKLLAALSALENEPSSGSDGSNGSVVDGNGETVAKSPASFNVFNMLADAADLISTPYRWGGVSPSSGFDCSGFVKYVFGQNGIDLPRTVASMWRTDYGEKVEELKPGDVLFFQNTYKSGPSHNGIYIGNGQFIQSGSSTGVTVSNLDLYYWDSHFLGAKRFF, translated from the coding sequence ATGACCTATAAGAATACTGTACGTACGATGGTGACATCAACGGCTCTTGCCGGTGCGATGTTTGCCGTCCCGGCCGTCACCCATGCCGCTTTCGGCGATCAAACCCTTAAACAAGGGATGAAAGACCCCGATGTGAAACATTTGCAAGATTTGCTTAAGAAGAAAGGTTATTTTCATTTTTCAACGTCCACCGGCTATTTCGGCGAAATTACCGAAAAGGCGGTTAAGCAGTTTCAGGAAGACCATCAATTGCGAGTAACCGGCATGGTTGGCGACGATATGTATGCTGAACTCGGTGTCGACGGCGCAATACAGGTGACTTCGGCGTCGAAAGTGGAGAAATCGGATTTGATCCGTATCGGCGCTCGAGGCGCGGCCGTAGCCGAACTGCAAACGAAATTGCAGGCACTAGGAGTGTACGACGGCGCAATCGACGGCATATACGGTCCGATTACGGCATCGGCGGTTCGCCGCTATCAACGTTCGAAAGGTTTGATCGAAGATGGCATCGCCGGTCCAGTCACGTTAACGCATTTGTACGGACAAAAGATTGCCGTGCCGGAAAAAGGGGAAGAGAAGCCGTCTGTTCCGAAGACGAAGAAAGGCAAGCAGGCGGAAACGCCTTCGTTTACGCATTTGCTGAAAATCGGTTCCCGAGGTCCGGCAGTTAGTTCCCTTCAACAAGCCTTGAAATCGCTCGGTTATTATACATATGGCATCGACGGCATCTATGGAAAACGGACGGCCGGGGCGATTCGAGAATTTCAAAGTGATCATGGGCTTAAAGTCGACGGAATTGCAGGGCCGCGCACCTACGCAAAGCTCAGCGGCTCGTCCGATGGTGATGAGCCGGCGTCTGCGAATAACGAGGCAGGCGAGAAGTCCGTTGAAGATTCGAAAAAAGCAACGAGTCCGAAGGCAGACAAGAAAGCAGCGGAGCGTTCCGATATGAAGGAGGCCGTGTCAGACGGCTTGCTGCGTTTTCACGAGCGAGGCGATTCAGTCGTTCAGCTGCAAAAGCAATTGCTCGCATTAGGGCTTTTCGAAGGACAGCCGTCCGGTTATTTCGGTGTTGACACCGAAGAGGCGGTGAAAAAGTTTCAATCCACCCACGCGCTGATCGTCGACGGCATATTCGGGCCGAATACGAAAGCGAAGCTCCTGGCGGCACTTTCTGCGCTGGAAAATGAACCATCTTCCGGTTCCGACGGTTCGAACGGATCGGTCGTCGACGGAAATGGCGAGACAGTCGCGAAATCTCCGGCATCCTTCAACGTTTTCAACATGCTCGCCGATGCCGCCGATTTAATCAGTACCCCGTACCGTTGGGGCGGCGTGTCGCCTTCTAGCGGCTTTGACTGCAGCGGTTTCGTGAAATATGTGTTCGGACAAAACGGCATCGACTTGCCGCGGACGGTCGCTTCCATGTGGCGGACGGATTACGGCGAAAAAGTGGAAGAGCTGAAACCCGGGGACGTCTTGTTTTTTCAGAACACGTACAAAAGCGGCCCGTCGCATAACGGCATTTACATCGGAAACGGTCAATTCATCCAGAGCGGAAGTTCGACCGGCGTGACCGTGAGCAATCTGGACTTGTATTACTGGGACTCGCATTTTCTCGGCGCGAAACGGTTTTTCTAG
- a CDS encoding VanZ family protein, which translates to MKRFLVYWLPVLLWAGMIFAFSSQPYEQQDLRPTLGKYLNEDFVRQLFSGVTFHYAAEEVSVEALGATGFIEFFIRKGAHFSVYFVLAVLLFRAFFARERHGAKAFTAALLFSVLYAASDEIHQHFTGGRTPLPLDVALDSTSALIGTFVAFFVIKGKNKALSS; encoded by the coding sequence ATGAAACGCTTCCTTGTTTACTGGCTTCCGGTTCTCCTGTGGGCAGGGATGATTTTCGCCTTTTCTTCCCAGCCGTACGAACAGCAAGATTTGCGGCCGACGCTCGGAAAATACTTAAATGAAGACTTCGTCAGGCAACTTTTTTCAGGCGTAACATTTCATTATGCAGCGGAAGAAGTCAGTGTTGAGGCGCTCGGGGCAACAGGCTTCATTGAGTTTTTTATTCGAAAAGGGGCGCATTTTTCCGTTTATTTCGTGCTGGCCGTTTTATTATTCAGAGCTTTTTTTGCCCGAGAACGGCACGGTGCGAAAGCTTTTACAGCGGCGCTATTGTTTTCTGTACTTTATGCCGCTTCCGATGAAATTCATCAACATTTTACAGGCGGTCGAACACCCCTTCCCTTAGATGTCGCTCTCGATTCGACAAGTGCGCTCATCGGGACTTTTGTCGCTTTTTTTGTCATAAAAGGGAAAAACAAAGCTTTGTCATCGTAA
- the wecB gene encoding UDP-N-acetylglucosamine 2-epimerase (non-hydrolyzing), which translates to MTDVKKVMTIFGTRPEAVKMAPLVHELKNYPDEIETIVAVTAQHREMLDQVLRLFSIRPDYDLNIMKDRQTLSDVTTKALTGLDCLLKKVNPDLVLVHGDTTTTFAAGLAAFYNEIGIGHVEAGLRTWNKYSPYPEEMNRQLTGVMADLHFAPTVEARRNLLSENKAHETVFVTGNTAIDALRTTVDADYRHDVLDAVGSDRLLLMTAHRRENIGEPMERIFKAVKRIVTDYEDVQLVYPVHLNPAVREMAHKVLDGHPRIHLIEPLDVVDFHNFAARAHMILTDSGGVQEEAPSLGVPVLVLRDTTERPEGIEAGTLKLVGTNEADVYASAKSLLEDEALYRTMAKASNPYGDGNASKRIVQAIRCSFGHVADRPADFSTENSR; encoded by the coding sequence GTGACCGACGTCAAAAAAGTAATGACCATATTCGGAACGAGGCCGGAAGCGGTGAAGATGGCTCCGCTCGTTCATGAGCTGAAAAACTATCCTGACGAAATCGAAACGATCGTAGCCGTCACGGCTCAGCATCGCGAAATGCTCGATCAAGTGCTGCGTCTTTTCTCGATACGTCCGGATTACGATTTAAATATCATGAAAGACCGGCAAACCCTTTCGGACGTGACGACGAAAGCGCTCACCGGTCTTGATTGCTTGTTGAAGAAAGTAAATCCGGATCTCGTGCTAGTCCACGGCGATACGACGACGACTTTCGCAGCCGGACTTGCCGCTTTTTACAATGAAATCGGCATCGGCCACGTGGAAGCGGGATTAAGAACGTGGAACAAGTACTCTCCGTATCCGGAAGAAATGAACCGGCAGCTCACCGGTGTCATGGCTGATTTGCATTTTGCCCCGACGGTGGAAGCTCGGCGTAACTTGTTAAGCGAAAACAAGGCTCATGAGACGGTGTTTGTAACGGGGAACACAGCGATCGATGCTTTGAGAACAACGGTGGACGCCGATTACCGGCATGATGTACTGGATGCCGTCGGCAGCGACCGGTTGTTGTTGATGACGGCACACCGCAGGGAAAACATCGGTGAACCAATGGAACGTATTTTTAAAGCGGTCAAGCGGATTGTTACGGACTATGAAGACGTTCAACTCGTCTATCCTGTCCATTTGAATCCGGCCGTTCGCGAAATGGCCCATAAGGTGCTGGACGGGCACCCGCGCATTCATCTCATTGAACCGCTCGATGTCGTCGATTTTCATAATTTCGCCGCCCGGGCGCACATGATCTTAACCGATTCCGGCGGCGTGCAGGAAGAAGCGCCATCCCTCGGCGTTCCCGTGCTCGTTTTACGGGATACAACCGAGAGGCCGGAAGGCATCGAGGCGGGAACGTTGAAGCTCGTCGGAACAAACGAGGCGGACGTGTACGCGTCTGCGAAATCGTTGCTTGAAGACGAAGCGTTGTACCGGACGATGGCGAAAGCTTCGAATCCGTATGGCGATGGGAATGCGTCAAAAAGAATTGTGCAGGCGATTCGCTGCTCGTTCGGGCATGTGGCGGACCGCCCGGCCGATTTTTCAACGGAGAACTCTCGATGA
- a CDS encoding flagellar motor protein MotB, with the protein MRRNRRRKGHGNEDHERWMITYADMITLLLIFFIVLYSMSEVQKVKFNALIESLHDAFAIKTMETAETNELGLDVPRMPSFNQKIPEQDKSNEEQLDELYMKLQHYIQEHHLTTQLTLVDLPRGVQITFQDKILFDLGKAELKEQALEVLGDVGGLLKTVNNPISIEGHTDDLPIESSEFPSNWELSTARAQSVRRYLQEHIKVDPTRLRIVGYGQYHPKVPNDSDAHRAENRRVNIVILRHSNAEGEAMSDR; encoded by the coding sequence GTGAGGAGAAATCGTCGGCGAAAAGGTCACGGTAACGAGGACCATGAACGTTGGATGATTACTTACGCGGACATGATTACGCTTCTGTTAATCTTTTTCATCGTTTTGTACTCTATGAGCGAAGTTCAGAAGGTGAAATTTAACGCTTTGATTGAGTCATTGCATGATGCCTTCGCGATCAAAACGATGGAGACGGCGGAAACGAATGAGCTCGGCCTCGACGTGCCGCGCATGCCGAGTTTTAATCAGAAAATTCCCGAACAGGACAAAAGCAATGAGGAACAATTGGATGAATTGTACATGAAACTGCAGCATTACATCCAAGAACATCATTTGACGACGCAATTGACGCTCGTCGACTTGCCGCGAGGCGTGCAAATTACGTTTCAGGACAAAATATTGTTTGATCTCGGCAAAGCGGAGTTAAAGGAGCAAGCGTTGGAGGTGTTAGGCGATGTCGGCGGGCTGTTGAAAACGGTAAACAATCCGATCAGCATCGAAGGACACACCGATGATTTGCCGATCGAGAGTTCAGAATTTCCTTCGAACTGGGAATTGTCGACGGCTCGCGCCCAAAGTGTGCGCCGATACTTGCAGGAGCATATAAAAGTGGACCCGACGAGGCTGCGAATTGTCGGTTACGGCCAATACCATCCGAAAGTTCCGAATGACTCGGATGCGCATCGCGCTGAAAACCGCAGGGTGAACATCGTTATTTTGCGGCACAGCAATGCCGAAGGAGAAGCGATGTCCGATCGTTAA
- a CDS encoding flagellar motor protein: MDLTTLIGILLGIISLIMGFLLEGGHARSLLQITAAMIVFGGTFGAVIAGTPFRVLKKLPYILKMAFMERKFNPEDTIEDLVELSQLSRREGLLALESEAERFEDDSFMFEGLQLTIDGVEAELIRDILDREMQLYEERHLEVAKVFEKAGGFSPTMGIIGTVMGLVHVLGNLENPDTLGGSIAVAFIATLYGVASANVIYFPLQHKIQARVQQELLIKELQSEGLLSIQHGENPNILRKKLSAFVEKKKTDSSENEQVEASEVS, translated from the coding sequence ATGGATCTAACGACGCTGATCGGCATATTGCTCGGCATTATCTCTTTGATCATGGGGTTTTTGTTGGAGGGCGGGCACGCCCGATCTTTGTTGCAAATCACGGCGGCGATGATTGTGTTCGGCGGTACTTTCGGGGCAGTCATTGCGGGCACGCCGTTTCGCGTGTTGAAAAAACTGCCTTACATTTTGAAAATGGCGTTCATGGAAAGAAAATTCAATCCGGAAGATACGATTGAAGACCTTGTTGAACTGTCTCAGCTGTCACGGCGGGAAGGGTTGTTGGCGCTTGAATCGGAAGCCGAAAGGTTCGAAGACGATTCCTTTATGTTCGAAGGGCTGCAACTGACGATTGACGGCGTCGAGGCGGAATTGATTCGCGATATTTTGGACCGCGAAATGCAGCTTTACGAAGAAAGGCATTTGGAAGTAGCGAAAGTATTCGAAAAGGCGGGAGGCTTTTCGCCGACGATGGGCATCATCGGAACGGTCATGGGGCTTGTCCATGTGCTCGGCAATTTGGAAAACCCGGACACGCTTGGCGGATCGATTGCGGTCGCGTTTATCGCCACCTTGTACGGCGTGGCTAGCGCAAACGTTATTTATTTTCCACTGCAGCACAAGATCCAAGCGCGAGTCCAACAAGAACTGCTCATTAAAGAACTGCAATCGGAAGGATTGCTGTCGATCCAGCACGGGGAAAACCCGAATATTTTGCGCAAGAAACTTTCCGCATTCGTCGAAAAGAAAAAGACAGATTCGAGCGAAAATGAACAGGTGGAAGCGAGTGAAGTTTCGTGA
- a CDS encoding ABC transporter permease: MKTFFLHTWLFTKRSVTSTIRNPFAFVPNLVISLFFLLVYQAGLSGIASMPAFNGASYLAFILPVSIVSGAIGGAGGAGQTLVTDLENGYFSRLLLTPASRLAIVLGPIIAGMLQLLVQTGLILVVAFMMGLHVAAGFFGVLVLLLLAIGWGLAFAGYSVGFALRTKNAQAAQAGTFIFFPLLFLSTTFVPYDLISAGWLKAAALVNPTTYIFEGMRSLLISGWVASDLLTAFGVVVFVCAITITFAAMSAKQAVSRG, encoded by the coding sequence ATGAAGACATTCTTTCTTCATACGTGGCTGTTCACGAAACGCAGCGTGACTTCGACGATCCGCAACCCGTTCGCTTTCGTTCCGAACCTCGTCATCAGCTTGTTTTTTTTACTCGTCTACCAAGCTGGCCTCAGCGGCATCGCTTCCATGCCGGCTTTTAACGGCGCGAGCTACTTGGCGTTTATTTTACCCGTTTCGATCGTTTCCGGCGCCATCGGCGGGGCAGGCGGAGCCGGGCAGACGCTCGTCACCGATCTCGAAAACGGCTACTTCTCCCGCCTGCTGCTGACGCCCGCTTCGCGGCTCGCGATCGTGCTCGGCCCGATCATCGCCGGCATGCTCCAGCTGCTCGTCCAAACCGGCCTCATTTTGGTCGTTGCTTTTATGATGGGATTGCACGTCGCCGCCGGCTTTTTCGGCGTGCTTGTTCTGCTCTTGCTCGCGATCGGCTGGGGACTTGCTTTTGCCGGCTATTCGGTCGGTTTCGCGCTTCGCACGAAAAATGCGCAGGCGGCGCAAGCCGGGACATTCATCTTTTTCCCGCTCTTGTTTTTAAGCACAACGTTCGTGCCTTACGACCTGATTTCCGCCGGCTGGCTGAAGGCGGCTGCGCTTGTCAATCCGACGACTTACATTTTCGAAGGCATGCGCTCGTTGTTAATCTCAGGCTGGGTCGCTTCCGACTTGCTGACAGCGTTCGGGGTCGTCGTTTTCGTGTGTGCAATTACGATCACCTTCGCCGCAATGAGTGCGAAGCAAGCCGTCAGCCGCGGGTAA
- a CDS encoding ATP-binding cassette domain-containing protein — translation MTAKVIEVKNLVKTFKGNIRAVNDVSFDVKEGEFFAFLGPNGAGKSTTVQMITTLLNPTSGTIEVAGYDVKTEPEQVRKKIGVALQETGIDPGLTGRELLVLQARLFGFTKIDAIKRAEELLELVGLTGDADRACGKYSGGMRRRLDLALTLVQKPKILFLDEPTTGLDPSNRKIIWDEIRQLNEKWGTTIFLTTQYLEEADQLADRISIINQGKIVAGGTAAELKRSVGEDVVELAFSTEKQAADASEQLSHLAAEARTTEQQLRLYLANGTSMLPEIIRILDRCGLQPVHLNVSPPTLDDVFLHMTGETYKEEREALT, via the coding sequence ATGACAGCAAAGGTGATTGAAGTGAAAAACCTTGTCAAGACGTTCAAAGGCAACATTCGCGCGGTGAATGATGTTTCTTTCGACGTCAAGGAAGGCGAGTTTTTCGCGTTTCTCGGACCGAACGGGGCCGGCAAGTCAACGACGGTTCAAATGATAACGACCTTGTTGAACCCGACATCGGGGACGATTGAAGTGGCCGGCTATGATGTGAAAACCGAACCGGAACAGGTACGCAAAAAGATCGGTGTGGCGTTGCAGGAAACAGGGATCGATCCCGGCTTAACGGGACGCGAATTGCTTGTGTTGCAGGCTCGATTGTTCGGCTTCACGAAAATCGACGCGATAAAGCGCGCAGAGGAATTGCTCGAGCTCGTCGGGTTGACTGGAGACGCTGACCGGGCGTGCGGCAAGTATTCCGGCGGCATGCGGCGGCGGCTCGATTTGGCTTTGACGCTCGTGCAAAAGCCGAAAATTTTGTTTCTCGATGAGCCGACGACGGGGCTTGATCCATCGAATCGGAAAATCATTTGGGATGAAATTCGTCAGTTGAACGAAAAATGGGGCACAACGATCTTTCTGACGACGCAATATTTAGAAGAGGCTGATCAGCTGGCAGATCGGATCAGCATTATTAATCAAGGTAAAATTGTTGCCGGCGGCACGGCGGCAGAACTGAAACGTTCGGTCGGCGAAGACGTCGTCGAGCTTGCCTTTTCTACCGAAAAACAAGCCGCTGACGCATCCGAGCAGCTGTCGCACCTCGCCGCTGAAGCCCGCACAACCGAACAGCAGCTGCGGTTGTATTTGGCCAACGGCACGTCGATGCTGCCGGAAATCATTCGCATCCTCGACCGCTGCGGGCTTCAGCCGGTTCACTTGAACGTTTCCCCGCCGACGCTCGACGACGTGTTCTTGCATATGACGGGAGAAACCTACAAAGAAGAACGGGAGGCGTTAACATGA
- a CDS encoding DUF4944 domain-containing protein yields the protein MRNKKRWFMILILFSLIFISINISLLSPEWVGYSDDGKWKAILYKDKQLKTNSYFGKFKWMGSSNELKQIKVTFTQYRVNGKYRAGDPDVKKSASHSNINDLSFVGFTSRPGNKDRLVAIIHWTNGIHSYQDAIVLKMEKKSIWSELSNLFNKF from the coding sequence ATGAGAAATAAAAAGCGTTGGTTTATGATTTTAATATTGTTTTCCTTAATTTTCATTTCGATAAATATTTCTCTTTTGAGCCCTGAGTGGGTGGGGTACAGCGATGATGGGAAATGGAAAGCCATCTTGTACAAAGACAAACAACTTAAGACGAATTCATATTTTGGAAAGTTCAAATGGATGGGATCTTCAAATGAGTTGAAACAAATTAAAGTTACATTTACTCAATATCGTGTTAATGGTAAATATCGAGCAGGAGACCCCGACGTAAAAAAGTCGGCGAGTCATTCTAATATAAATGATCTAAGTTTCGTTGGATTTACCTCAAGGCCAGGAAATAAGGATCGGCTAGTAGCCATTATTCATTGGACTAATGGTATTCATTCTTATCAAGATGCTATAGTTCTTAAAATGGAAAAGAAAAGTATATGGAGTGAACTGAGTAATTTATTTAATAAATTCTGA
- the manA gene encoding mannose-6-phosphate isomerase, class I, whose translation MKHDPIFLEPVFQERIWGGTALRERFGYDIPSDRTGECWAISAHPNGQTKVKNGVFEGMPLGAVWAEHRELFGDRKEDSFPLLVKLIDANDDLSVQVHPGDAYARAHENGERGKTECWYVVDCDEDSELVFGHHAESREQLKTMIDEDDWSELLRKVKIKPGDFLYVPSGTVHAIPAGALILETQQSSDTTYRVYDYDRKDENGNGRELHLAKALDVIEVPHRDPELRREVKKIGETTFTTLLNSKYFTVGLWELNGKATLEQDADFCLVSILDGAGQISANGQDFPFEKGDHLILPSGLGAFDVEGTAVGITSHP comes from the coding sequence ATGAAGCATGATCCGATTTTCTTAGAGCCGGTGTTTCAGGAAAGAATTTGGGGCGGAACGGCGTTGCGCGAACGGTTCGGGTATGACATTCCGTCCGACCGTACCGGGGAATGCTGGGCGATTTCGGCTCATCCAAACGGGCAGACGAAGGTGAAGAACGGCGTATTCGAAGGGATGCCGCTCGGGGCGGTTTGGGCGGAACACCGGGAGCTGTTCGGCGATAGGAAAGAAGATTCTTTTCCGTTGCTCGTCAAATTGATCGACGCCAACGACGATTTGTCCGTGCAAGTGCATCCCGGAGACGCCTACGCGAGGGCGCATGAGAACGGAGAACGCGGAAAAACGGAATGTTGGTATGTCGTTGATTGTGACGAAGATTCGGAGCTCGTATTCGGTCATCACGCCGAAAGCCGAGAACAGTTGAAAACAATGATCGACGAAGACGACTGGTCCGAATTGCTGCGTAAGGTAAAAATCAAGCCGGGCGACTTCTTGTACGTACCAAGCGGCACGGTGCATGCCATTCCGGCGGGAGCGCTCATTTTGGAAACGCAGCAAAGTTCGGACACGACTTACCGGGTATACGATTACGATCGGAAAGATGAAAACGGCAACGGCAGGGAACTTCATTTGGCAAAAGCGCTCGACGTGATCGAAGTGCCTCATCGGGATCCGGAATTGCGGCGCGAGGTAAAAAAGATCGGGGAGACGACATTCACGACGCTGTTGAACAGCAAATACTTTACCGTCGGCCTTTGGGAACTGAACGGGAAGGCGACGCTTGAACAAGACGCGGATTTCTGCCTTGTCAGCATTTTGGACGGCGCGGGGCAAATTTCCGCCAACGGCCAAGACTTTCCTTTTGAAAAAGGAGATCACCTCATTCTTCCATCGGGACTCGGCGCGTTTGACGTCGAAGGAACGGCGGTCGGCATCACCTCTCATCCATAA